Proteins encoded within one genomic window of Cucumis sativus cultivar 9930 chromosome 3, Cucumber_9930_V3, whole genome shotgun sequence:
- the LOC101217999 gene encoding MLP-like protein 31, with protein MAQISQVSADVQIKCGAEKFYGFFRKNMFQLAQMFPKNLHACEFLEGNDFTTGALMQWSYDIVGPAKVKAKVDDVDEQNKSITYEAVEGDILSHYNFFRAKFQASPNGESGSATVKWTIEFEKADENIPTPEAYLDFVSKLSLGLDAYLATN; from the exons TGGTGCTGAGAAGTTCTATggtttttttaggaaaaatatgTTCCAATTGGCCCAAATGTTTCCCAAAAACCTTCATGCTTGTGAATTCCTTGAAGGAAATGACTTTACTACCGGCGCTCTCATGCAGTGGTCTTATGATATTG TTGGCCCTGCAAAAGTGAAGGCAAAAGTGGATGATGTGGATGAACAAAACAAGTCAATCACATACGAAGCTGTTGAAGGAGATATACTAAGCCACTACAACTTTTTCAGAGCCAAGTTCCAAGCCTCCCCCAATGGAGAAAGCGGCAGCGCCACCGTGAAGTGGACGATCGAGTTCGAGAAGGCAGACGAGAACATCCCTACCCCGGAAGCTTACCTGGACTTTGTTTCTAAGCTCTCATTGGGACTTGATGCTTACCTTGCTACCAACTAA